In one window of Desulfomicrobium macestii DNA:
- a CDS encoding DUF4118 domain-containing protein — MKLSAFERTLALPRWAHYAVSLVVTFLALYFRDLLDVQFQSRPLLIFFVPPITISAIIGGMFPGIISTLLCASGLYVFFIPKTTDYFGIATHDFLQ, encoded by the coding sequence GTGAAATTATCTGCTTTCGAAAGGACGTTGGCATTGCCACGCTGGGCACACTATGCTGTCTCTCTTGTTGTTACATTTCTTGCTTTGTATTTCAGGGATCTTCTTGATGTGCAATTTCAGTCTCGTCCATTACTGATTTTTTTTGTTCCTCCAATAACTATTAGTGCCATTATTGGAGGCATGTTTCCTGGCATAATATCAACATTATTATGCGCATCTGGTCTTTATGTATTCTTTATTCCAAAGACGACTGATTATTTTGGCATTGCAACCCACGATTTTCTCCAGTAG
- a CDS encoding PAS domain-containing hybrid sensor histidine kinase/response regulator, whose amino-acid sequence MYSLFQRRLIILALQPTIFSSSEELYRTILYASMDGYILFQYDGRILDTNQAYCEMVKYRRVEILSKNIFNFETLRSRGDIVSHLHLVMIEGEDRFVSKHLRKDGSEYDVELSIQYRGEDGHFVAFLRDITIKISAEKELLDSKMHLQSVTDSVPAMVAQIDVFERYIFVNKGYLDWCGMPSDQVIGRKIQEVLGIERYTIVQKSICLALNGDKHIQQICFNLEDGNLQYIQVYYMPIFNENKLVIGCYLMGQDITDLKLLENDIVHAKDVAETANRVKSEFLANMSHEIRTPLNGMVATLELLKTTILNPDQDKLAETAITSCHRLAQLLSDILDISRIEAGKMCIQLTSMSLKDIFSQTRDLFSPVAKEKGIDLYFHADPSLPDRILGDDARLQQVLINMVGNALKFTHQGAVSVNAFLLPIKKHNNYLILFSVEDTGIGISDESIQALFNAFFQISEGYTRNHQGAGLGLSICKRLIELMGGSICVVSELGVGSSFWFSLPFGSVDQGLSPNSKDGEISEPFNLSSLSILLVDDDLVSAFAASRLLEKRGVQVCHVENGALALEALRERNFDLVLMDVQMPVMDGVTATHAIRSGEAGEAARELPVVALTAYAMETDIANFMKAGMNDYLSKPVRSENLEAGIKKWLSDDGKKKKLVINSDLKNNVSE is encoded by the coding sequence ATGTATTCTTTATTCCAAAGACGACTGATTATTTTGGCATTGCAACCCACGATTTTCTCCAGTAGTGAAGAGCTATATAGAACTATATTGTACGCGTCTATGGATGGGTACATTCTTTTTCAGTATGATGGAAGAATACTTGATACAAATCAAGCTTATTGTGAGATGGTCAAGTATCGCCGCGTTGAGATTTTATCTAAAAATATTTTTAATTTTGAGACATTAAGGAGTCGAGGCGATATCGTATCTCATCTTCACTTGGTTATGATCGAGGGTGAAGATCGTTTTGTTTCTAAGCATCTTCGGAAAGATGGCTCAGAATACGATGTCGAACTTAGTATCCAATATCGTGGAGAAGACGGACATTTTGTAGCTTTTCTTAGAGATATAACCATAAAAATTAGCGCTGAGAAAGAGTTGCTGGACAGTAAAATGCATCTACAGTCAGTAACTGACTCTGTTCCTGCTATGGTAGCCCAGATTGATGTTTTTGAGAGATATATTTTTGTGAATAAAGGTTATTTAGATTGGTGTGGCATGCCAAGCGACCAAGTTATTGGCAGAAAAATTCAAGAAGTGCTGGGGATTGAACGATATACGATTGTGCAAAAGTCAATCTGTCTTGCGCTTAATGGGGATAAACATATTCAGCAGATTTGTTTTAATCTCGAGGATGGAAATCTTCAATATATTCAAGTGTATTACATGCCAATTTTTAATGAAAATAAATTAGTAATAGGTTGTTACTTAATGGGGCAAGACATAACAGACTTGAAGCTTTTGGAGAATGATATTGTTCATGCGAAGGATGTCGCGGAAACAGCCAATCGTGTTAAATCTGAATTCCTCGCAAATATGAGCCATGAAATTCGAACTCCGCTCAATGGAATGGTCGCTACACTAGAATTGCTTAAAACTACGATACTTAATCCTGATCAGGACAAATTAGCTGAAACTGCAATCACTTCGTGCCATCGTTTAGCTCAACTGCTTTCAGATATTCTTGATATTTCGCGCATAGAGGCTGGTAAAATGTGCATACAGCTAACTTCTATGTCCCTTAAAGACATATTCAGCCAAACTAGGGATTTATTCTCGCCTGTCGCCAAGGAAAAAGGGATCGATCTCTATTTTCATGCAGACCCATCTCTACCGGATAGAATTCTTGGCGATGATGCTCGTTTGCAGCAGGTGCTCATTAATATGGTTGGGAATGCTCTTAAGTTCACCCATCAAGGAGCGGTCAGCGTCAATGCATTCCTACTTCCAATCAAAAAACACAACAACTACCTGATTCTCTTCAGCGTCGAAGACACGGGCATTGGTATCAGTGATGAAAGCATACAGGCCCTTTTTAACGCTTTCTTTCAGATCAGTGAAGGCTATACTCGTAACCATCAGGGTGCCGGCCTTGGTCTGTCGATCTGTAAGCGCCTCATTGAGCTTATGGGAGGGAGTATTTGTGTCGTGAGCGAATTGGGTGTAGGATCATCTTTCTGGTTTTCCTTACCCTTCGGTTCAGTTGATCAAGGTTTGTCTCCCAACTCAAAAGATGGTGAAATTTCCGAGCCTTTCAATCTGAGCAGTCTTTCAATTCTATTGGTGGACGATGACTTGGTCAGTGCCTTTGCTGCTTCCCGACTCTTAGAGAAACGAGGTGTCCAAGTGTGTCATGTCGAAAATGGTGCGCTTGCCTTAGAAGCTTTGCGAGAGCGGAATTTCGACCTTGTGCTCATGGATGTGCAGATGCCGGTTATGGATGGCGTGACTGCAACGCACGCCATTCGTAGCGGCGAAGCTGGCGAAGCTGCCCGCGAATTGCCTGTAGTTGCGCTTACTGCCTATGCCATGGAAACGGACATTGCGAACTTTATGAAAGCGGGCATGAACGACTATTTGTCGAAACCTGTTCGGTCAGAAAATTTAGAAGCTGGGATTAAAAAGTGGCTTAGTGATGACGGCAAGAAAAAAAAATTGGTAATAAATTCGGATTTAAAGAACAATGTGTCGGAATAA
- a CDS encoding DMT family transporter — MSWAYLLFAGLLEVVWASSMKLSHGFTRPIPSLITLATMAASFWLLAMAMRTIPLGTAYTVWTGIGSIGAFIVGVIMLAEPINATRIFAVALIVSGLVLLKLSSS, encoded by the coding sequence ATGTCTTGGGCTTATCTCCTCTTTGCTGGCCTTCTCGAAGTAGTGTGGGCTTCTTCGATGAAGCTATCCCACGGATTCACTCGACCAATTCCATCACTCATCACCCTGGCCACAATGGCAGCCAGTTTTTGGCTGTTGGCCATGGCTATGCGGACAATCCCACTCGGCACCGCCTACACTGTCTGGACCGGAATAGGGTCAATCGGAGCATTTATCGTTGGCGTTATAATGCTGGCCGAGCCGATCAACGCAACAAGGATCTTTGCGGTCGCACTCATTGTGTCCGGCCTGGTTTTGCTGAAACTATCAAGTTCCTAA
- a CDS encoding IS256 family transposase translates to MVRKNSTVSASELKGLLEGDQDVLKELVRTVVQQTLEAEMDAALGATKGERTDGRLGYRSGYYGRTLITRVGKLELRVPQDRQGQFSTQIFERYQRSEKALVSALAEMYIQGVSTRKVKQITEELCGHSFSASSISAIVKRLDDQLAQFASRTLEEAYPYLILDARYEKVRDCGAIRSRAVMIAIGIDWEGRRQVLAVELANRESASSWKDFILGLKQRGLKGVEMAVSDDHAGLKKALREALPEAVWQRCYVHFLRNALDHLPRKADDDCLRELRWIYDRRDLAEARKDMAAWLLRWQEKYPKLCSWVEDNIEETLSFYRLPFGHHKHLKSTNMLERLNEEIKRRTLVVRIFPNEESCLRLIRALAVETHENWIEANRYLDMSLLTEMKKKALMELVA, encoded by the coding sequence ATGGTCAGGAAGAATTCTACCGTATCAGCGTCCGAACTAAAAGGGCTTCTTGAAGGCGATCAGGATGTTTTGAAGGAGCTTGTCCGCACGGTCGTCCAACAAACGCTGGAAGCCGAGATGGATGCCGCCCTTGGAGCGACCAAGGGAGAGCGCACAGATGGCCGTCTGGGCTATCGCAGCGGATATTATGGCCGCACGCTGATCACCCGCGTCGGCAAACTCGAACTCCGAGTTCCGCAGGACCGACAGGGGCAGTTTTCTACCCAGATATTTGAACGCTATCAGCGCAGCGAGAAGGCGTTGGTCTCAGCACTGGCGGAGATGTACATCCAGGGCGTGTCCACCCGGAAGGTCAAACAAATCACTGAAGAACTCTGTGGACACTCCTTCTCGGCCAGCTCCATCAGCGCCATCGTAAAGCGTCTGGACGATCAGCTAGCCCAGTTCGCCAGCCGGACTCTGGAGGAAGCCTATCCCTATCTGATTCTCGATGCACGCTACGAAAAAGTACGTGATTGCGGCGCAATACGCAGCAGGGCTGTGATGATCGCCATTGGCATCGACTGGGAAGGACGCCGACAAGTTTTGGCAGTGGAACTGGCCAACCGTGAAAGCGCAAGTTCATGGAAGGATTTCATTCTGGGTCTGAAGCAGCGCGGGCTCAAAGGGGTGGAAATGGCGGTCAGCGACGACCATGCCGGGCTGAAGAAGGCGCTGAGAGAGGCATTGCCCGAGGCGGTCTGGCAACGCTGCTACGTCCACTTCCTGCGCAATGCCCTCGATCATTTGCCACGCAAGGCAGATGATGACTGTCTGCGAGAGTTGCGGTGGATCTACGACCGGCGGGACCTGGCTGAAGCCCGCAAGGACATGGCCGCCTGGCTTCTAAGGTGGCAGGAAAAATATCCCAAGCTGTGCTCATGGGTGGAAGACAATATCGAGGAAACCTTGTCCTTCTACAGGTTGCCCTTCGGACACCATAAGCATTTGAAGTCGACCAACATGCTGGAACGGCTCAATGAAGAGATCAAACGCCGAACCTTGGTCGTCAGGATATTTCCCAATGAAGAAAGCTGTCTACGTTTGATCAGGGCCCTTGCGGTCGAGACTCATGAGAACTGGATCGAGGCAAACAGATATCTGGATATGAGCCTGCTGACCGAGATGAAAAAGAAGGCTTTGATGGAGCTGGTTGCTTAA